One region of Daphnia pulicaria isolate SC F1-1A chromosome 7, SC_F0-13Bv2, whole genome shotgun sequence genomic DNA includes:
- the LOC124349365 gene encoding mucin-19-like isoform X1, with protein sequence MIRREGGVGGGTGRGTTLAALVALMLLAGLTHYTVTAAPWESEPESGCYYMFQHYSEGDRIITNEPCLNCTCHDSMLMCFLKVCPFAKPIGQDCQIEKRPDQCCPIITCPELPVPIMSMNMTLPGMGSISGGGGGGVSTAVTTTFRPPQTVVTPSGSVNLADTEGCLIDGQFYGDGAQVPSDPAKPCDLCYCIRNHTACVMQECVLQVEGCSPVLLDGVCCPVRYDCDATNLTSSTTPIPSGGQFGCVLDGQSYSDGDFVPSSNPCDYCYCMHGDIVCAVQDCAHPLEFFSNTCKQVPKTSPTQCCPTYECGAPPAVPVLPTLPGLEEEVTTLSSATESGVQEGSAASSTQGSTTSASEGSTTSAAEGSSTTSATDGSSAAAPEEGSSTPAVAEENTEEIGSSSAATAAPPTIPEEVKTTPLDSSNEGTEAPAVSFETTSSASSSSAQPEGGDLVTDGISSSSSSTSEPETETDEGSGSSTDAGSVSSVSSESSESTPSTTEKPSQVVPADATPVPEIQPSTPSAEESTDASVSAVSPAVTPAVTEGEIVQPATTLSPESELTDGNDFNVVVISSQKPSVPATTPSSESHVTESETSTNAGNVPDATTASPAIHLSSTSASPSDSQTDDSASSTDASVPAVSSTSESQATESGSSTDADDVDTTASSVTTGVPAGIEGQSTTTVSPTESEDDEKEPSSTDTSIPAVSIPSEAQTTDADVVDTTTFSTTTWFPTGTGQFQHSSTTSEAQTTDADVVDTTTFSSTTWFPTGTGHFHHTSTTVASTEAEDQTDSSSTDASATSDVTSTPSSLDITSGITSEPLVTESAVTSSPSTDAEGSDEVTGKPEEVETPEGTEKPDETDNVTESEVSSSSASSADVSAPSGEISTDASPTSSESSSDASPTSSESSTDASPGSGELSTDAGPTSSESSTDASPVSSESSTDTGPVSSGSSTDASPVSSEASTDASPVSSESLTDSAQTSSESSTDASPVSGEPSTDSSPTSSESSTDASPVSGEPSTDAGPVSSESSTDASSVSSESLTDSAQTSSESSTDASPVSSGSSTDASPVSSESLTDSAQTSSESSTDASPVSSGSSTDASPVSSESLTDSAQTSSESSTDASPVSGEPSTDSGPVSSESSTDDSPVSSESSTDDSPVSSESSTNDSPVSGESLTDSAQTSSESSTDDSPVSSGSSTDASPVSSGSSTEAGPVSSESTTDADPTSSESSTDSEVATEDSSDSQSPSSTQGSTVSSSSASTPEVEEPSSTTDSDESEASTSSVTEAPANHHTVPEIAASTLETEAPSTGDETFTTPSSDISSIPGEGSCLLNNVTYSNGADVPVPSPCQQSCSCESSIIRCVIVECEEKPNHMPNCRPVFSPDKCCPMFECDDEEDLVTTVIPESSSSSSATDSSGSQVDSATEGASSAEEGSGQEVTDEPASGSLKPSTESGSPSTEDDSTDLPSASTTAEPVAVTDAALVSSSAGSVDVATSTTSSPAVTESETESSEDGSSTDLTPVSSTDGTGSSSSAGSDSSSKPEPVATEATPAESTEAPEVQTDKPEESSTEESSASVDPAATTQSSEIPSGSQVSVEPTSAPGTGSPSSSEAAGSVSTDSPSTELVSSTETSEEEIQTEPPVTASPTIELSGPSTGSPTSGESDASAQTPSSTSAPESTETISETGGDSGSTESSTDESVVSVSTSQAGSLVTSSPDTETSTGSEGSSSSAEPATETSEVSGSVSESGAGSSTTESSAGVDTGAFTTSEPSGTEVSSAGESEGSTETSQSSTAGTQPETTPESAAPLETTSAPSAVSTESPSAATDSGVIPDEATSTREPSTTTTEGISVGSETEAPSTAHPGSSTADPSTTLGSIVGSEATGSLPTATEDSQASVTGVESDVSSTSQSSSGSTEPSTSSGDAGASPEPTVDVGDVSSTSSESAGVTDPTDILISDSSKPPRPTLSVGSSGPTVAPNLPTEASSAATEAPSSFTTGAETGSQAPSDLVTTSPASSEPITTSAVPSELVTTSPASSEPVTTSAAPSEPVTTSPASSEPITTSAAPSDPITTSPASSEPVTTSAAPSEPVTTSPASSEPVTTSAAPSDPVTTSSAPSEPVSTSAAPSVESSPTVSEIPLSTSSVDSSNLELSSPETSPATPEEVEEPEIAPGACLFDGKVYVSAQQIPRDDHCDFCFCFRGDIICLQQSCPPPIPGCLEETITGFCCPRYECPVRQVTHNVTWHSADHRNNNPTGPGGLASIPQGFNVEFSDSVQDGDQVEVEGCEIKGDFYRFGELVGPASGPCLECRCGKGGMMECDPRECQPEPTLRKVMALAATRRRRHVDADGLVWIGGKPRRH encoded by the exons CTCCATGGGAATCGGAACCGGAATCAG GATGTTACTACATGTTCCAGCACTACAGCGAAGGTGACCGTATCATCACCAACGAGCCTTGCCTCAACTGCACCTGTCACGACTCGATGCTCATGTGCTTCCTCAAGGTCTGCCCGTTCGCCAAGCCCATCGGCCAGGACTGCCAGATCGAAAAGCGGCCCGATCAGTGCTGCCCCATCATTACCTGCCCAGAAC TTCCGGTGCCCATTATGAGCATGAACATGACCTTGCCGGGAATGGGCAGCATctccggcggcggcggcggcggcgtctcAACGGCCGTGACGACGACATTTCGACCTCCGCAAACGGTGGTGACGCCATCCGGAAGCGTCAACCTGGCCGACACGGAGGGCTGTCTGATTGACGGGCAATTTTACGGTGACGGAGCCCAGGTCCCATCCGATCCGGCCAAGCCCTGCGACCTCTGCTACTGCATCCGCAACCACACGGCCTGCGTCATGCAGGAGTGCGTCCTCCAGGTTGAAGGCTGCTCGCCCGTCTTGCTGGACGGCGTCTGCTGCCCGGTCCGCTACGACTGCGACGCCACCAACTTGACCAGCTCGACGACGCCCATCCCCAGCGGCGGACAGTTTGGCTGCGTACTAGACGGCCAGTCGTACAGCGACGGCGACTTTGTCCCGTCCAGCAACCCCTGCGACTATTGCTACTGCATGCACGGAGACATCGTTTGCGCCGTCCAGGATTGCGCCCATCCGCTGGAATTCTTCTCCAACACGTGCAAGCAGGTGCCCAAGACCAGCCCGACTCAATGTTGCCCGACTTACGAGTGCGGAGCCCCACCGGCCGTCCCGGTCTTGCCCACTCTGCCCGGATTGGAGGAGGAAGTGACCACTTTGTCTTCCGCCACGGAGAGCGGAGTTCAAGAGGGTTCGGCCGCATCCAGCACTCAGGGTTCAACCACATCCGCCTCAGAAGGTTCAACTACATCCGCCGCAGAAGGTTCATCAACCACATCCGCCACTGACGGTTCTAGCGCTGCAGCTCCCGAAGAAGGGTCATCCACTCCAGCGGTGGCTGAAGAAAATACGGAAGAAATCGGCTCATCCAGCGCTGCCACTGCGGCTCCGCCGACCATTCCGGAAGAAGTGAAAACCACACCGTTGGACAGCAGCAACGAAGGCACTGAGGCACCGGCCGTTTCATTCGAGACTACCTCTTCCGCTTCCAGCTCATCCGCTCAACCGGAAGGAGGAGACTTGGTCACCGATGGAATTAGCTCCTCATCGTCTTCCACTTCCGAACCCGAAACTGAAACTGACGAAGGTTCTGGTAGCTCAACTGATGCCGGAAGCGTTTCTTCCGTCTCGTCGGAATCTTCTGAATCGACGCCATCCACAACTGAAAAGCCCAGCCAAGTCGTTCCGGCCGATGCCACTCCCGTACCTGAAATTCAGCCGTCGACTCCATCCGCAGAGGAATCCACCGACGCTTCCGTCTCGGCCGTTTCCCCGGCAGTTACTCCGGCCGTCACCGAAGGCGAAATCGTCCAACCAGCCACTACGCTCTCGCCGGAATCGGAGCTGACCGACGGTAACGACTTCAACGTGGTCGTCATCTCCTCGCAGAAACCTTCCGTTCCGGCCACCACGCCCTCATCCGAATCTCACGTGACGGAATCCGAAACTTCCACGAATGCCGGAAATGTTCCGGACGCAACCACCGCCTCCCCTGCCATCCATTTGTCATCCACTTCGGCCTCGCCCAGTGACAGCCAAACCGACGACTCGGCATCCAGCACGGATGCTTCCGTTCCGGCCGTCTCGTCGACCTCCGAATCTCAGGCCACGGAATCTGGATCTTCCACCGATGCGGATGATGTTGACACCACGGCTTCCTCTGTTACCACTGGAGTTCCCGCCGGAATTGAGGGCCAGTCAACGACTACGGTTTCACCCACAGAAAGCGAAGATGATGAGAAGGAACCGTCCAGTACCGACACTTCCATTCCGGCCGTTTCAATCCCTTCCGAAGCCCAGACCACTGATGCGGATGTTGTTGACACAACGACGTTCTCGACTACCACGTGGTTCCCCACCGGAACTGGCCAATTCCAACATTCGTCGACCACTTCCGAAGCTCAGACCACCGATGCGGATGTTGTTGATACGACAACTTTCTCGTCGACCACTTGGTTCCCCACCGGAACTGGCCACTTCCACCATACATCGACTACGGTTGCATCCACAGAAGCTGAAGATCAAACGGATTCTTCCAGCACGGACGCTTCCGCTACCTCGGATGTAACTTCAACCCCTTCTTCGCTAGATATCACATCCGGAATCACATCTGAGCCCCTTGTCACCGAGTCCGCCGTCACCAGCTCACCGTCCACCGATGCCGAAGGAAGTGACGAAGTAACCGGAAAACCGGAAGAAGTTGAAACACCGGAAGGAACCGAGAAACCAGATGAAACCGATAACGTCACTGAATCCGAAGTATCATCTTCTTCCGCTTCTTCCGCTGATGTCAGCGCTCCATCCGGCGAAATTTCGACTGACGCCAGCCCAACATCCAGTGAATCGTCGTCCGACGCAAGTCCGACATCCAGCGAATCCTCGACTGATGCCAGCCCAGGATCTGGTGAACTCTCGACCGACGCCGGACCAACATCCAGCGAATCATCAACTGACGCCAGTCCAGTATCCAGTGAATCCTCGACTGACACCGGCCCAGTATCCAGCGGATCTTCAACCGACGCCAGCCCAGTATCCAGCGAAGCTTCGACTGACGCTAGCCCAGTATCCAGCGAATCCTTGACAGACTCCGCCCAAACATCCAGTGAATCCTCGACGGACGCTAGTCCAGTATCTGGTGAACCCTCGACTGACTCCAGCCCAACATCCAGCGAATCATCAACTGACGCCAGCCCAGTATCCGGGGAACCATCAACTGACGCCGGCCCAGTATCCAGCGAATCCTCGACGGACGCTAGTTCAGTATCCAGTGAATCCTTGACAGACTCCGCCCAAACATCCAGCGAATCCTCAACGGATGCCAGTCCAGTATCCAGCGGATCTTCAACCGACGCCAGTCCAGTATCCAGTGAATCCTTGACAGACTCCGCCCAAACATCCAGCGAATCCTCAACGGATGCCAGTCCAGTATCCAGCGGATCTTCAACCGACGCCAGTCCAGTATCCAGTGAATCCTTGACAGACTCCGCCCAAACATCCAGTGAATCATCAACTGACGCCAGCCCAGTATCCGGTGAACCATCGACCGACTCCGGCCCAGTATCCAGCGAATCCTCAACCGACGACAGTCCAGTATCCAGCGAATCCTCAACCGACGACAGTCCAGTATCCAGCGAATCCTCAACCAACGACAGTCCGGTATCCGGTGAATCCTTGACAGACTCCGCCCAAACATCCAGCGAATCCTCAACGGATGACAGCCCAGTAAGCAGCGGATCTTCAACCGACGCCAGTCCAGTATCCAGCGGATCTTCCACTGAAGCTGGCCCAGTATCCAGCGAATCCACGACTGATGCCGACCCAACATCCAGCGAATCGTCTACCGACAGCGAAGTTGCAACTGAAGATTCTAGCGACAGCCAATCTCCATCCAGCACCCAAGGATCTACAGTTTCCTCAAGCTCCGCCTCTACTCCGGAAGTGGAAGAACCATCATCCACCACCGATTCGGACGAGTCGGAGGCTTCAACTTCTTCCGTCACCGAAGCTCCGGCCAACCACCACACGGTGCCCGAGATCGCCGCCTCCACATTGGAGACGGAAGCGCCCAGCACCGGCGACGAGACTTTCACCACCCCGTCGTCGGACATCAGCTCAATTCCGGGTGAGGGCAGTTGCTTGTTGAACAACGTCACCTACTCGAACGGAGCCGACGTTCCGGTGCCCAGCCCTTGCCAGCAATCCTGCAGCTGCGAGTCATCCATCATCCGCTGCGTCATTGTCGAGTGCGAGGAGAAACCCAACCACATGCCAAACTGCCGGCCCGTCTTCTCTCCCGACAAGTGCTGCCCGATGTTCGAATGCGACGACGAGGAGGATTTGGTCACCACCGTCATTCCGGAATCGTCATCATCCAGCTCGGCCACGGATTCTAGCGGAAGTCAAGTCGATTCGGCCACGGAAGGAGCGTCGTCTGCTGAGGAAGGATCAGGACAAGAAGTTACGGATGAACCTGCTTCCGGCTCGTTGAAACCATCGACGGAATCCGGATCGCCATCCACTGAAGATGATTCGACCGACCTGCCATCCGCTTCCACCACTGCCGAACCGGTTGCCGTCACTGACGCCGCATTGGTTTCCTCATCCGCTGGATCGGTCGATGTTGCTACTTCTACCACCTCGTCGCCAGCCGTCACTGAATCCGAAACGGAATCGTCGGAAGACGGAAGCTCAACGGATTTGACTCCAGTATCCAGCACAGATGGAACTGGTTCGTCTTCATCCGCCGGATCGGATTCTTCCAGCAAACCCGAACCAGTCGCCACTGAGGCCACTCCAGCCGAAAGCACCGAAGCGCCGGAAGTGCAAACTGATAAGCCCGAGGAATCGTCGACGGAAGAATCCAGCGCCTCTGTCGATCCAGCCGCCACGACTCAATCATCTGAAATTCCTTCCGGCTCTCAGGTATCCGTCGAGCCCACTTCCGCACCAGGCACTGGATCGCCTTCATCATCCGAAGCTGCCGGATCTGTGAGCACAGACTCTCCATCGACGGAATTGGTTTCCAGCACTGAAACATCCGAAGAGGAAATCCAGACGGAACCACCCGTAACCGCCAGTCCCACCATCGAATTGAGCGGCCCATCCACTGGATCTCCCACATCCGGTGAAAGTGATGCATCCGCTCAAACTCCCAGCTCAACATCCGCACCGGAATCGACTGAAACGATCAGCGAAACGGGTGGAGATTCAGGATCGACTGAATCATCGACCGACGAGTCCGTCGTTTCCGTCTCCACTTCCCAAGCTGGATCACTTGTCACCTCATCTCCGGACACCGAAACCAGCACCGGATCTGAAGGATCATCCTCCTCCGCGGAACCCGCCACTGAGACCTCTGAAGTTTCAGGATCAGTTTCCGAGTCTGGCGCCGGATCGTCGACTACCGAATCTTCTGCCGGAGTAGATACTGGAGCATTCACCACATCCGAACCTTCCGGAACGGAAGTATCATCCGCTGGAGAATCTGAGGGATCCACCGAAACATCTCAATCATCTACTGCTGGAACTCAACCCGAAACGACACCTGAATCCGCCGCTCCGCTAGAAACCACTTCAGCGCCCTCGGCTGTTTCAACCGAATCACCTTCCGCCGCTACAGATTCCGGAGTGATTCCGGATGAAGCAACTTCAACCAGAGAgccttcaacaacaacaactgaagGAATTTCTGTAGGATCTGAAACTGAAGCCCCTTCAACAGCCCATCCTGGCAGTTCAACAGCTGATCCATCGACCACGCTAGGTTCGATCGTAGGATCGGAAGCGACCGGATCTTTACCAACCGCAACGGAAGATTCCCAAGCTTCTGTCACTGGAGTAGAGTCTGACGTCTCCTCGACTTCTCAATCATCTTCAGGATCGACTGAGCCCTCCACTTCTTCTGGAGATGCTGGAGCTTCGCCGGAACCCACTGTTGATGTCGGAGATGTTTCTTCCACTTCGTCGGAATCCGCTGGAGTGACCGACCCCACCGATATTCTCATTTCCGATTCCAGTAAACCACCCAGGCCAACCCTGTCAGTTGGATCCAGTGGACCGACTGTAGCACCAAACCTCCCCACGGAAGCTTCATCCGCCGCAACGGAAGCCCCCTCATCATTCACAACTGGAGCTGAAACCGGATCTCAAGCGCCTTCCGATCTGGTCACCACCAGTCCAGCATCGTCTGAACCGATCACCACCAGTGCAGTACCTTCTGAGCTCGTCACTACAAGTCCAGCATCGTCTGAGCCAGTCACCACCAGTGCAGCACCTTCTGAGCCAGTCACTACGAGTCCAGCATCATCTGAGCCGATCACCACCAGTGCAGCACCATCCGATCCCATCACTACGAGTCCAGCATCGTCTGAGCCGGTCACCACCAGTGCAGCACCTTCTGAGCCAGTCACTACGAGTCCAGCATCGTCTGAGCCAGTCACCACAAGTGCAGCACCTTCCGATCCGGTCACAACCAGTTCAGCACCTTCCGAGCCAGTCAGCACCAGTGCAGCACCTTCCGTCGAATCCAGCCCAACAGTTTCTGAAATTCCGTTGAGCACCAGCAGCGTCGACTCCAGCAATTTGGAATTGTCATCACCCGAAACTTCTCCGGCCACTccggaagaagtagaagagcCGGAAATCGCTCCAGGCGCTTGCCTCTTTGACGGCAAAGTCTACGTCTCTGCCCAGCAGATCCCCCGCGACGACCACTGCGACTTCTGCTTCTGCTTCCGCGGCGACATCATCTGCCTCCAGCAATCCTGCCCGCCGCCCATTCCCGGCTGTCTGGAAGAGACCATCACTGGATTCTGCTGCCCGCGCTACGAGTGCCCCGTCCGTCAAGTGACGCACAACGTCACCTGGCATTCGGCCGATCaccgcaacaacaacccaaccgGACCCGGTGGACTGGCCAGCATTCCACAAGGATTCAACGTCGAGTTCAGCGATTCCGTCCAGGACGGCGATCAAGTCGAAGTGGAAGGATGTGAAATCAAGGGCGACTTCTACCGGTTTGGTGAGCTCGTCGGACCCGCTTCCGGCCCCTGCCTCGAGTGCCG ATGCGGCAAGGGCGGAATGATGGAGTGCGATCCGCGGGAGTGCCAGCCGGAGCCAACGCTGAGAAAAGTCATGGCCTTGGCGGCCACCCGCCGTCGCCGACACGTTGACGCCGACGGCCTCGTTTGGATCGGTGGCAAACCGAGAAGGCATTGA